The following are encoded in a window of Falco biarmicus isolate bFalBia1 chromosome 8, bFalBia1.pri, whole genome shotgun sequence genomic DNA:
- the LOC130153799 gene encoding translation initiation factor IF-2-like, whose translation MERGQREDTAARGARAGGTQCRPVRPPLPRPFVCPSVSRPAGSAAPSPPPRQGLLGPAATPGCRPAGPAGEAPPPAGRAAESSRRPPRGEQRGRRAPPPLASSPARRPLRRRGQARPMRAGRAAPVPAPARRYLPAAELRREGGPGRAGARRLSVPVPRPRAWRGGGGARGRGSGGGGGGEAEGKLAAAAAAPSCSGGASGAYPQPPPGGDSDSPARAPPRRGAAWETRPEDRRAPGRGGPAARRSGEERGERGRAAPRLPPAARVMPGSGGRRGRGKPRRAGPGPPNPSGSPEMSFLRHNLHDHGVLRDPNASCSKKNTVPPEP comes from the exons ATGGAGCGCGGGCAGCGGGAGGATACGGCCGCCCGGGGGGCCAGGGCCGGCGGCACACAGTGCCGGCCCGtccgcccgccgctcccccggccCTTTGTCTGTCCGTCCGTCAGCCGGCCcgcgggcagcgcggccccatccccgccgccccgccaaGGCCTGCTTGGCCCTGCCGCGACCCCGGGCTGCcggcccgccggccccgccggggaagccccgccgccggccgggagAGCGGCAGAGAGCTCCCGGCGGCCCCCCCGCGGCGAGCAGCGCGGGAGGAGGGCCCCGCCGCCTCTCGCCTCATCCCCCGCTCGCCGGCCTCTCCGCCGGCGGGGCCAAGCGCGGCCCATGCGGGCGGGACGCGCCGCGCcag TtcccgctcccgcccgccggTACTTACCGGCCGCAGAGCTACGAAGAGAAGGcgggccaggccgggccggggcgcggcggctCAGCGTGCCCGTGCCGCGGCCCCGGGCatggcggggcggcggcggggcgcgggggaggggaagcggcggcggcgggggaggggaggccgAGGGGAAgttggcggcggcggcggcggctccttCCTGCTCTGGCGGGGCGAGCGGCGCCtaccctcagcctcctcctggcGGTGACAGCGACAGCCCGGCCAGagcgccgccgcgccgcggtGCAGCATGGGAAACACGCCCGGAGGACCGGCGGGCgcccgggcgcggcgggccggcggcgcggcgaAGCGGGGAAGAGAggggcgagcggggccgggccgcgccaCGTCTCCCGCCGGCGGCCCGGGTGATGCCCGGCTCAGGAGGCCGACGCGGCCGTGGGAAGCCCCGCCGGGCGGGCCCGG GGCCTCCAAATCCCTCAGGAAGCCCCGAGATGAGTTTTCTGCGCCATAATCTCCATGACCATGGTGTTCTCCGTGACCCCAACGCA